A window of Bacteroidota bacterium contains these coding sequences:
- a CDS encoding M20/M25/M40 family metallo-hydrolase: MSTAHETISIFKALVSTPSLSHEEAEIADRVSAYISRHKLVPQRVDNNVFVSLGTGDNCLLLNSHLDVVPPSADHPYPPFAAVEKDGCIWGRGTVDAKASGTAMLRALLELHAAGWEPENGRLIVALTTHEEVGGDYNGLQTLRAHLPQLNAALVGEPTELVPCIAQKGLLILKVIARGRTAHAARAHLGENALYAAAADLQRVAAFQFDRGDPHLGRPTIAATTIEGGTARNVIPDSCTFYLDIRSTPAYTHEEIITLVADQLQSEVHVHSKRIIPTATDPNSNIVNACRQALPNALPFGSPTTSDWIHLADVPTVKIGPGPSERSHTPHEHIEIESLLRGVVVYKDIIKAYFS, translated from the coding sequence TTGTCAACAGCCCACGAAACCATATCGATCTTCAAAGCGCTGGTAAGCACGCCGAGCCTGAGCCATGAAGAGGCCGAAATAGCAGACCGCGTTTCAGCTTACATAAGCCGGCACAAGCTTGTCCCACAGCGGGTAGATAACAACGTATTTGTCTCCCTGGGTACAGGCGACAACTGCCTGCTGCTCAATTCTCACCTGGATGTAGTACCTCCCTCAGCAGATCACCCCTATCCGCCTTTTGCTGCAGTAGAAAAAGATGGCTGCATATGGGGTCGCGGTACCGTTGACGCCAAAGCGAGTGGCACCGCCATGCTGCGCGCGCTGCTTGAACTGCATGCGGCCGGCTGGGAGCCTGAAAATGGCCGGCTCATTGTTGCCCTCACCACCCACGAGGAAGTTGGTGGCGATTACAACGGCTTGCAAACCCTCCGAGCGCACCTTCCGCAGCTAAACGCTGCCCTGGTTGGTGAGCCAACTGAGCTCGTCCCGTGCATTGCGCAAAAAGGCCTGCTGATCCTTAAAGTTATCGCACGCGGCCGAACCGCTCATGCTGCACGCGCGCACCTCGGAGAAAATGCGCTTTATGCCGCCGCGGCCGACTTGCAACGCGTAGCTGCCTTTCAGTTTGACCGCGGAGACCCGCATCTTGGCCGGCCTACAATTGCTGCGACAACCATCGAAGGGGGCACCGCACGCAATGTGATTCCTGATAGCTGCACCTTCTACCTCGATATCCGGTCAACACCAGCCTATACGCACGAAGAGATTATCACCCTGGTTGCGGATCAACTGCAATCTGAAGTACACGTACACAGCAAACGGATCATTCCGACAGCTACGGATCCGAATAGCAACATTGTTAATGCATGCCGCCAAGCCTTGCCAAACGCGTTGCCTTTTGGCTCACCAACAACCTCAGACTGGATTCATTTGGCTGATGTACCTACGGTTAAAATTGGCCCTGGCCCCAGCGAACGCTCCCATACGCCACACGAGCACATCGAAATTGAATCGCTCTTACGCGGCGTAGTGGTCTATAAAGACATTATTAAAGCCTACTTTTCATAA
- the argH gene encoding argininosuccinate lyase, giving the protein MLWKKDIDVAAWVTRFTVGEDYKWDTLLLPYDITGTLAHAAGLVSIGLLTPEELTQIQATLADMGVEIEAGNIVVRQEDEDCHTVIESYLTEKLGDIGKKIHTGRSRNDQVLTALRLFMRDQLAVIVAQLVEVTNACCALGDTYADAVMPGYTHYQRAMPSTPALWALGYAELLLSDMTALQHAHSQINTSPLGSAAGYGVPFLKLPRAYTAEQLGFESVQTNVTAVQLSRGKLEMHAMHALVQVGATFNRMASDLILFNTAEFGFVTLPAAMCTGSSIMPQKKNPDVLELVRANYHRLMAEMQLLLTLPANLPSGYHRDLQLTKESIMRGLLLTQDLVQAMAQVVPALQFSTENMKKATTQELFATSHALEKVLNGVPFRDAYRAAAAELADRQDDDAHNLAAQYQVVGYPGQTDPMPVRKALEHHKTWLLDQAKTTR; this is encoded by the coding sequence ATGCTCTGGAAAAAAGACATAGATGTTGCCGCCTGGGTAACACGATTCACAGTAGGCGAAGACTACAAATGGGATACGCTGCTGCTTCCATACGACATTACTGGCACCCTGGCACATGCAGCCGGACTGGTGTCCATCGGATTGCTAACGCCTGAAGAACTGACGCAAATACAGGCAACGCTGGCCGACATGGGCGTTGAAATTGAAGCCGGCAACATCGTGGTCAGGCAAGAAGACGAAGATTGCCACACGGTAATCGAGTCATACCTTACCGAAAAACTGGGCGACATCGGCAAGAAAATTCATACAGGGCGTTCGCGAAACGACCAGGTTCTCACGGCACTCCGGCTGTTTATGCGAGACCAACTGGCTGTCATTGTAGCACAGCTTGTTGAGGTGACCAACGCGTGCTGTGCCCTCGGCGACACCTACGCTGATGCGGTGATGCCCGGCTACACGCATTACCAACGCGCGATGCCATCCACGCCGGCGCTCTGGGCGCTGGGGTACGCAGAGTTGTTATTGTCAGACATGACAGCCCTGCAGCATGCGCACAGCCAAATCAACACCTCACCGCTCGGCAGCGCAGCCGGATACGGCGTGCCTTTCCTAAAGCTACCTCGCGCCTACACTGCTGAGCAGCTAGGTTTCGAAAGCGTGCAAACCAATGTGACGGCTGTGCAGCTATCACGCGGCAAACTGGAAATGCACGCGATGCATGCCCTCGTACAAGTTGGCGCTACTTTCAACCGGATGGCGAGCGACCTTATTCTGTTTAACACAGCCGAGTTCGGGTTTGTCACCTTGCCGGCAGCCATGTGCACCGGTAGCAGTATCATGCCACAAAAGAAAAACCCGGATGTGCTCGAACTGGTACGGGCCAACTACCACCGACTCATGGCTGAAATGCAACTGCTACTCACCCTCCCGGCCAACCTGCCTTCTGGATACCACCGGGACCTCCAGTTAACCAAAGAATCTATTATGCGGGGCTTATTGCTGACACAGGATCTGGTGCAAGCCATGGCGCAGGTGGTGCCAGCCCTGCAGTTCTCAACAGAAAACATGAAAAAGGCAACCACACAGGAGTTGTTCGCCACCAGTCACGCACTGGAAAAAGTGCTCAATGGTGTCCCATTTCGCGATGCGTACCGGGCTGCTGCTGCAGAACTGGCAGACAGGCAAGACGACGATGCACACAACCTGGCAGCACAATACCAGGTAGTGGGATATCCAGGCCAAACAGACCCAATGCCTGTTCGCAAAGCCCTCGAGCATCATAAAACCTGGCTGTTGGACCAGGCAAAAACGACGCGCTAA
- the argB gene encoding acetylglutamate kinase yields MQTRTTVIKIGGALLKAPEILSAFWPALQALSAQERVIIVHGGGPQSTAMARRLGHEPTIVNGRRVTTDIDLSILQWTICGELNAYLVAEGFKYGLPTVGLRGIDGGTLRVNRRPPWTIDGRQVDFGWVGDVDHINPRLLQTLLAAGLMPIMAPLGIDKAGQTYNVNADTVAHAVAVALQADALLLVTESGGVRRMASDSSTRIQSMDKELFAAGKTDGWIKDGMLVKLKMAFEAREAGISDVFILPPDDIFSRTSGTAVV; encoded by the coding sequence ATGCAAACAAGAACAACTGTCATCAAAATTGGCGGCGCGCTGTTAAAAGCCCCTGAGATCCTGTCTGCATTCTGGCCGGCTTTGCAAGCCCTGTCAGCACAGGAACGCGTGATTATTGTGCACGGCGGCGGTCCACAATCAACCGCCATGGCGCGGCGACTCGGACACGAACCGACAATCGTAAATGGCCGGCGCGTAACAACAGACATCGACCTTTCTATCCTGCAATGGACCATTTGCGGCGAATTGAATGCCTACCTGGTTGCTGAGGGGTTTAAATATGGCCTGCCAACGGTTGGACTCCGCGGCATTGACGGCGGCACCTTACGGGTAAACCGCCGCCCACCCTGGACCATCGACGGCCGGCAGGTCGATTTTGGATGGGTCGGCGATGTTGACCATATAAACCCCAGGCTTTTACAAACACTCCTTGCCGCTGGCTTAATGCCCATCATGGCCCCCCTTGGCATCGATAAAGCCGGCCAGACCTACAACGTAAATGCCGACACCGTCGCCCATGCTGTCGCAGTAGCCTTGCAAGCAGATGCGCTGCTCCTGGTCACCGAATCCGGGGGGGTCAGGCGTATGGCGTCTGATTCCTCCACCCGCATCCAATCAATGGATAAAGAACTGTTTGCAGCCGGTAAAACAGATGGCTGGATCAAAGACGGCATGCTGGTCAAATTAAAGATGGCTTTTGAAGCGCGAGAAGCAGGTATTTCAGACGTATTCATTTTGCCACCCGACGACATTTTCTCCCGCACATCCGGCACCGCTGTCGTTTAA
- the surE gene encoding 5'/3'-nucleotidase SurE produces the protein MENNPERPLILISNDDGIRAAGIQALADALVEVGDCFVVAPNEEQSGVSHAITIRHPVRAHPVPFKAGGKVLDAYAVTGTPVDCVKLAIDQLLPKMPDLVVSGINQGPNAAINTIYSGTVSAALEGTILGVDAIAFSLNAWKAGDFYAGSSHIQHIVRSVLKTGLPPGVLLNVNIPDVASEEIKGIAITRQAESRWQESFVERIDPMDKPYYWIAGQFVDLDEGEDTDLAALRSQYISVTPIRPDLTAHDVMAKLKF, from the coding sequence ATGGAGAACAACCCGGAACGCCCCCTTATTCTCATTTCAAACGATGATGGCATACGCGCAGCCGGCATCCAGGCCCTTGCTGATGCGCTTGTTGAGGTAGGTGACTGTTTTGTCGTGGCACCCAACGAAGAGCAGAGCGGGGTTTCGCACGCCATTACCATTCGTCACCCTGTTCGAGCACATCCCGTGCCTTTTAAGGCTGGCGGCAAGGTGCTAGACGCGTATGCGGTTACAGGCACACCTGTAGACTGTGTGAAGCTTGCAATCGATCAACTGTTGCCGAAGATGCCAGACCTGGTTGTTAGTGGCATCAATCAGGGACCCAATGCTGCCATTAATACGATCTACTCGGGAACGGTAAGCGCTGCATTGGAAGGAACGATTCTGGGTGTTGATGCCATTGCTTTTTCGCTTAATGCCTGGAAAGCTGGCGACTTCTATGCCGGCAGCAGCCATATACAGCATATCGTTAGATCCGTGCTGAAAACAGGGCTCCCACCGGGTGTTCTACTCAACGTTAACATCCCCGACGTGGCATCAGAGGAGATCAAAGGCATCGCCATTACCCGTCAGGCTGAATCGCGCTGGCAGGAGTCGTTTGTTGAAAGGATTGATCCAATGGACAAACCCTATTACTGGATTGCCGGTCAATTTGTGGATCTGGATGAAGGTGAGGACACGGACCTTGCGGCCTTGCGCAGCCAGTATATTTCGGTGACCCCCATTCGTCCCGATCTAACGGCGCACGACGTCATGGCAAAGCTTAAGTTTTAG